A genomic segment from Echeneis naucrates chromosome 20, fEcheNa1.1, whole genome shotgun sequence encodes:
- the pi15a gene encoding peptidase inhibitor 15-A has product MKLHLFVLDLIFLCISCGASGLATTLPAASASLPAGNLTGVGAGHSSGSDPSSSKSRRKRYISQNDMLAILEYHNKVRGKVFPPASNMEYMVWDDALAKTAEDWARACLWEHGPPRLLRFLGQNLSVRTGRYRSILQLVKPWYDEVKDYSFPYPRDCNPRCPLRCYGPMCTHYTQMVWATSNKVGCAVHTCHNMNVWGSVWKRATYLVCNYSPKGNWIGEAPYKVGVPCSACPPSYGGSCSNNMCFPTLKTNYLHWFK; this is encoded by the exons atgaaacttcACTTATTTGTCTTAGATCTGATATTTCTGTGCATCTCCTGCGGAGCAAGTGGATTGGCAACGACTCTCCCTGCTGCGTCCGCGTCCCTGCCGGCCGGCAACCTCACCGGTGTTGGTGCAGGGCACAGCTCCGGATCAGACCCCAGCAGCTCCAAGAGCAGGAGGAAGCGTTATATAAGTCAGAATGACATGCTCGCCATTCTAGAGTATCATAATAAAGTACGAGGGAAAGTGTTTCCCCCGGCATCCAATATGGAATACATG GTGTGGGATGATGCTCTGGCTAAGACAGCTGAAGACTGGGCTCGCGCCTGCCTTTGGGAGCATGGGCCGCCTCGCCTCCTCAGGTTCCTGGGTCAAAACCTCTCCGTCAGGACAGGACG CTATCGATCCATTCTTCAGCTAGTGAAGCCCTGGTATGATGAGGTCAAGGATTATTCTTTCCCATATCCCCGTGACTGCAACCCTCGGTGCCCTCTCAGATGCTATGGACCCATGTGCACTCATTatacacag ATGGTGTGGGCAACGTCCAATAAAGTTGGCTGTGCTGTTCACACATGCCACAATATGAATGTGTGGGGTTCAGTTTGGAAGCGGGCAACGTACTTAGTTTGCAACTATTCACCAAA GGGTAACTGGATTGGAGAAGCTCCGTACAAAGTAGGCGTACCCTGCTCCGCCTGCCCCCCCAGCTATGGGGGCTCCTGCAGCAACAACATGTGCTTCCCTACTCTCAAGACAAACTACCTGCACTGGTTCAAATAA